The Fundidesulfovibrio terrae genomic sequence GCTCAAGCGCTCCCCCGGGGCGGTGGACGCCCCGCTCATGATCGCCCAGGCCGCGTCCCCGGTGTGTCCGTTGCCGGAGCTCTCCCAGGCGTGCGGCTGGGCCGGGTTCTTCAACTCGGTCCCGGACCGCGACAACATCGTGCGCTGGGTGCCCCTGGCCATCTCCTGGAAGGGCGCGCCCTACCCCAGCCTGGCCGTGTCCACGATCATGCGGGCCTTCGGGGACAAATCCGCCGTCTTGTCCGTGTCTCCCAACCCCTACGGCGGGCAGGACATGACCCTCTCGCTGGACCTTGGCGAACAGGGCCGCAGAAGCGTCCCCCTGGACCGGCATGGGCGCGTGCTCCTGGACTACCGGGGGCCGGGGCGCACCTTCCCCTACATATCCGCCGCCGACGTCATGGCCGGGCGGGTTCCCCGGGAGGCCCTGGAGGGCAAGATCGTGTTCATCGGCACCACGGCCCGGGGACTGCAGGACGTGCGGGCCACGCCCCTGGACCAGTCCTTCCCGGGGGTGGAGGCCCACGCCACCGTGGCGGACATGGTCCTCTCGGACACCTTCCTGCGCCGCCCGCTGGACGCCTGGTACCTGGAGCTTGCGCTGCTGGGGGTGTTCGGCCTGGGGGTCACGGTGCAGCTCATGTTCACCCGGTCGCTGTGGGTGGGGGCCTTGAGCCTGCTGGCCGGGCTGGGCATGTGGCAGGGCTCGTCCTACGCCATGGACCATCTGGACCTGTACGTCTCGCCCCTGTCGCCGCTTCTGGCCCTGGGGCTCAACTTCACGCTCATCACCTTCCTGAAGTTCCTGCGCGAGGAGCGCAAGCGGCGCTTCCTCCATTCGGCCTTCAACCACTATCTCTCTCCCCAGGTGGTGAGCCAGCTGGTGGCCCAGCCGGAAAAGCTGAACCTCTCCGGCGAGGAGAAGGAGGTGAGCATCCTCTTCTCCGACGTGCGCGGCTTCACCACCATCTCAGAAAAGCTCACCCCCACCCAGGTGGTGGACCTGCTCCACGAATACCTGACCCCCATGACCCGCCTCGTCACCGCCAACTCGGGCACCCTGGACAAGTTCATCGGCGACGCGGTCATGGCCTTCTGGAACGCGCCGGCCGACGTCGAGGACCATCCCAGGCTGGCAGTGGAAACCGCCCTGGCCATGCTCAACGAGCTGGACCGGCTGAACGCGGGGTTCAAGGAGCGCTTCGGTTTCGAAATCCAGATCGGCATCGGGCTCAATCTCGGGGCGGTGCGCGTGGGCAACTTCGGCTCCGAGGACCTTTTCGACTACACCATCATCGGCGACAACGTGAACCTGGGATCGCGCCTGGAAGGGCTCACCAAATACTACCACCAGCGCCTGCTGGTCTCCGGAGCCATGCGCGAACGCGCAGGCGCGGGCTTCGCCTGGCAGGAGGTGGACCGGGTGCTGGTCAAGGGCAAGCACGAGCCGGTCTCCATCCATACGGTAAACGCCCAAGCCGCCCCGGGCGAGCTGGACGGCTGGAGCCAAGG encodes the following:
- a CDS encoding CHASE2 domain-containing protein, whose amino-acid sequence is MSRIADLRLWLTLFLPGLAVTAAMSFAHWTQPAWLVFLDYKVYDVLLSKRPRHEPSGRVAVVDLDEKSLAEVGQWPWPRYQIAVLLGRLKQYGVLAAGMDVVFAEPDQTSPERIRRKLSGLGVDMDFTGLPPALRDNDALLASNLSGGPYVLGYFFTFSAQDAAGSPGSTGAGGPCALPPPRLALKRSPGAVDAPLMIAQAASPVCPLPELSQACGWAGFFNSVPDRDNIVRWVPLAISWKGAPYPSLAVSTIMRAFGDKSAVLSVSPNPYGGQDMTLSLDLGEQGRRSVPLDRHGRVLLDYRGPGRTFPYISAADVMAGRVPREALEGKIVFIGTTARGLQDVRATPLDQSFPGVEAHATVADMVLSDTFLRRPLDAWYLELALLGVFGLGVTVQLMFTRSLWVGALSLLAGLGMWQGSSYAMDHLDLYVSPLSPLLALGLNFTLITFLKFLREERKRRFLHSAFNHYLSPQVVSQLVAQPEKLNLSGEEKEVSILFSDVRGFTTISEKLTPTQVVDLLHEYLTPMTRLVTANSGTLDKFIGDAVMAFWNAPADVEDHPRLAVETALAMLNELDRLNAGFKERFGFEIQIGIGLNLGAVRVGNFGSEDLFDYTIIGDNVNLGSRLEGLTKYYHQRLLVSGAMRERAGAGFAWQEVDRVLVKGKHEPVSIHTVNAQAAPGELDGWSQGLTLYREGRFQEALAIFEGLQAATANGLYELYAGRCRALAANPPGPDWSGVFEHTTK